The genomic window TTTACGGGTAGTATGACAACGGGAAGAGTTGCTCTCAAATATGGGATAAAATCAATCAATATTGAACTACACAAACACTACTGTGATTTAGCGTTAAACTTATTGAAACAACAACTGTCTAAAAATTTACAAGGCAGTTTATTTTAAGAGTTAATAGTACAATAAGTTTTAATCTTTCCCCAAATTTCAGGAATCCTATCAGTTAGTCCGTGATCACTATCAAGTTCTATTAATTTAACCCATTCTCTTGTTTTAGCATAGTTATAACTTGATTCAATGGGGATAACTTCATCATTTTTACCATGAAAGATTAAGGTAGGAATGGGATACTTTAAAGCTGTTTCGTCATAGGTTTGTCCATCAATAATAAATTGATAACTTAAGGGTAATTCTTGCTCATATCCATAATGATAAATAGATAATTCTCTTTGTGTTTTCCAAATATTTAAAGTATCTTGGTTTAAATTTTCTAACCAATTTGTAAAAAAATTAAAAGCAGGGGCTAACAAAATTAATTGCTTGACTTTTTCGCATTTTTCTGCTGTCCAAGCTGCGGTTAATCCTCCTAAACTTGATCCTATTAAAATAACAGGATTTTGCTCATTTTCTATATAAGTTGATATTTGTTTAATTTGTCGGGTTAAGGTTAGATGATAAAAATCGTTTTGATTCAAATCAGGGATAATTAAAGGAATATTTTCAGTAGCAAAAAGATCCTTGAATTTTTGAGCTTTAATAGACTGGGGACTAGAGGCAAATCCATGCAAGTAAATATATTTTGATTGATGATTTAACATATAGTGATACAAAAATTGGTTAGAACATTTTTTGTGTGTTTCAACTGTCATTCCGAGGAATAAGGAATCTCCACGCCCTCGTAATCATAATGAGTAATTTATCTGTTAATTATTGATTTGATTAATTTATTACTCATTAAAATGGCTTCTTTTTCATCTATTTTAACAAGTTCGAGAATCTCATTAACTTTTTGTTTATCCATCGCATTAAATTGGTCTATATTAGGACAATAACTATTATTCAAGTCTCCTGGTTCAAATTTATCTAAGTTATTACCATAGCTTCTTTTATTCATTTTAATAATATCCTGTCCAACATCACTGATTAAATAGATAAATAGTTTGTCAATTAGATTAGTTCCGAAAATATTGGGATAAAAACCATGATAGCAAGTAAAATTAATGGCATCAGTAAAATTACGAATCACTTTCAATCTTCCTCGATTAAAAACGCTGAATAAAATAGGCGCAGGTTCTCGTTTTTCTTGTTTATACCAAGGTTGTCTATTTTTGGTTAAATATCTTTGATGATAACCTTTTTCTTCTCCTATTTTAATATAGTTGATTACTGATTGAGTGTTTGTTTCTTTTACATCTAAACAATAAATAGGTTTATCTTGTTTAATCAGTAATTCTAAGTCATCATCAGTAAAAATAGCTTTCTTGATTAGATTACTTTTAGTGATACATAAACAAACATTATTATCATTAAGTTGTAATTGTTCAATTTGACTTTTAGTTAACGCAAAGAAATCATTTGCACCGGTGGCAATACCTCGCTTAAATGTACCATATTCCAACAGTTTACAGAAACCTTCAGGAATTTTTTGATCTGAAACTAAAGATAAAATAATCGGTGTCCATTTTTTCTGGGGAGGTAATTGACTATTATTTAATTGACGATGATAATAGTTACTAATGTTAGCTATTTCTTTAATTTCTTGAGTATTATTAATGTTCGTTATTTTAATATCTTGTTTAAGTTGATCATTTTGACATAATAAAATACAAATAGTAGTCGTTGCATCGGGAAAAATATCTTTTTCGTTAGCAAAAATAATAATCTGTTTTAATAAATAATTTTCTATGAGTGTTTGTTTTATTTCTTTTCCATATCCTGTATTAAAAAATTCAAAAGGAAGAATAAAAGCAAGTCTTCCATTAAGATTGAGTTGTTGTAATGCTTTGATAAGAAAAATAGAAGCAATGTTTGAATATCCACCTAATTTTTTACCAATTTGTTGTTCTATTTTTGGGAGTATATCATGTCTATTGATAAATTTTTGAAACCGCATATAAGGAGGGTTACAAATAATTGCATCATAATAGTTTATCTCGGATGCTAAATAGTCTTGATTTAAAATAGTAATATTATTATTGTTTTCAATATTATCTAAATAACTAAGTATATTATCATCAATTTCGTAAGCGGTAAAATGCCATTGATATTGTAACTTTATTTGGCTAATTTCTTCATAAAAAACACCTAAACCAAAAGCAGGGTCAAGTATTGTTTGGGGTTTGTTTTCTGTTACCCATTTAGTCATCATTTTAGCAACTAAAGAAGGTGTAAAAAATTGCCCATACTCTTTTCTATAATTAATA from Crocosphaera subtropica ATCC 51142 includes these protein-coding regions:
- a CDS encoding YqiA/YcfP family alpha/beta fold hydrolase — its product is MTVETHKKCSNQFLYHYMLNHQSKYIYLHGFASSPQSIKAQKFKDLFATENIPLIIPDLNQNDFYHLTLTRQIKQISTYIENEQNPVILIGSSLGGLTAAWTAEKCEKVKQLILLAPAFNFFTNWLENLNQDTLNIWKTQRELSIYHYGYEQELPLSYQFIIDGQTYDETALKYPIPTLIFHGKNDEVIPIESSYNYAKTREWVKLIELDSDHGLTDRIPEIWGKIKTYCTINS
- a CDS encoding N-6 DNA methylase is translated as MYESDYILETPINYRKEYGQFFTPSLVAKMMTKWVTENKPQTILDPAFGLGVFYEEISQIKLQYQWHFTAYEIDDNILSYLDNIENNNNITILNQDYLASEINYYDAIICNPPYMRFQKFINRHDILPKIEQQIGKKLGGYSNIASIFLIKALQQLNLNGRLAFILPFEFFNTGYGKEIKQTLIENYLLKQIIIFANEKDIFPDATTTICILLCQNDQLKQDIKITNINNTQEIKEIANISNYYHRQLNNSQLPPQKKWTPIILSLVSDQKIPEGFCKLLEYGTFKRGIATGANDFFALTKSQIEQLQLNDNNVCLCITKSNLIKKAIFTDDDLELLIKQDKPIYCLDVKETNTQSVINYIKIGEEKGYHQRYLTKNRQPWYKQEKREPAPILFSVFNRGRLKVIRNFTDAINFTCYHGFYPNIFGTNLIDKLFIYLISDVGQDIIKMNKRSYGNNLDKFEPGDLNNSYCPNIDQFNAMDKQKVNEILELVKIDEKEAILMSNKLIKSIINR